Part of the Nicotiana sylvestris chromosome 2, ASM39365v2, whole genome shotgun sequence genome, TGAAACTACATCAAATTGTACATATTGAATACTTGAACTACATCAACGTACCTATTAAATGTAAATTAGACACTACCATAACTCATAATGATTCGAGCAGATCACATTACATGTATCACGATAGTGTTAAGTATATTCATTCACAATTATGATATATTTTAAATCAACAATTATCAGTTATTTTCTACATTTAAACAGATGGAATTTTTGTCATCAAAATCCGATCTAACATCTAACCACTCTTGATCAATATTAGAAGGCAAATACTACTCATAATTCAAAGCTGATTAATAAAATAGAAAGGAAGATTAGTAGAAGCCTCACTGAGGTGCGCAATAATGTGGAGTGTGACTTCACCATTTACATTAATAATCTTTCTTTATATCGAGAAACCGTCATTACTCGTATTACAAAATAATATACACCTGAAAATAACCTGTGAAATGTCAATCATTTAAATACAAACAATAACTAGATAAAATAACAATAATTACACCTTCTACCCAAGCTTTTTAGGGTCAGCTACGACTATATGAATCATTCCTGTCCATGTTCAGTAACAAAAACTAGATGAACCTGCGAAATTGTACACATCCTACCATGCAAAAATAAGCATATCTTACTATCTACAAAAAAATCAGCGCAAGGCCGATGGCCATAGACGTCCAGACTGCTGGCATGTtcaatcttcattcgaagatgtCAATGGCCAAAGGAGGTGAAATCAAAAAGCATCATTTCTATTTTATCCTTTTGGTAGCAGCAGAAGTACGCTTTGAGAATAATTTCCCAAAAAGTCCTCTTGATTTGGAACAAGATTTCTGCTGAGTAGAGTCAATGatattaggaatgtgaacatctgATTCAAAAGACTCTGCAATATCACTAACTTCACCCCTCAACACTCTCAGCAACTCCAAAGCCATTGCCTTTGCTTTGTTGTTTCCATTAACAGATACATTCACAAGTTCAGGGATCACTCCTTCATTCATCACCAGTTGACAATATTGAACCTTTTGAGAGcataaagaaagaagaaaactCACTGCATGCTCCTGGTCCTTGCGACTGTCACGTTCGAGCACTTTCACAACTGAGCCAATGCATCCATCAGTTTCAGCTATAGCAATTCTAGCATCTTCATTGATGCACAAATTTTGCAAAATAATAACACAATCTCTTGCAAGACTCATATCCTCAAGAAAAGGGACCAGCTTAGGAAACAACTCCGAAGGTGCAATCAAGGAACCGATTTTGCTACTTCCTGACATGTTACATAATATTTTGATGGCTGATTCCTGCAATTCCCTACCGTGTGCATCAAGAATTTCAAGGAAAGTAGTGAGTGCACCAGACACCGCAATTTTATGCTGACAATGTTGGTGGCGGGACAGCACCTCGAATACGGAAAGAGCTTCTTTAGAAACCTCTGAACCAAGCAATGATGTCAAAAGCGCAAATGCATCGTCGCTCAAGTAAGGTATACTGCTTCTGAGACAAATGAACCATACGAGGATCAGTATCTGGAAGTAGAATAAGAAAACAAAAACCATAGTAATGATAGAAACTATATCATCAAAGATAGAAGAAGACAACTACTACCTCGCATTCTAGTATTTTAATAAGGGGCAGATGCATCATAACATTGACGGTATCGACATAATCTATCGAAATCAAAACTGGATTTTGAGAATAAACAAGAAATTCTACTCGAAAGAAGAACTAGTCAACGAGCTCACATTTCATTAGAAATATTACTCGAAACGAATTTCAAAATTTTGTTACGTGGATTTCCTCTCCCCAGAGCTTTGTTAGAATAATTTGTCACCACAGAGGTTCTTTGGAAAATTAACAGTTACTATTTCACTAATCCGCTTAGATGGGGATTCAATCTACAATAATGAATCACAGACCCATAAAGAGAGAGAGATCAGAATTAATTACCCGCATTTATCTAGAACTGCTAATAATGACTGGCATCCCAATAATTGAGCATCCAGATCATGAGATTTATATGCATCTTTTAAGAATCTAAAAAGATTTTGAATAAATTTCTCAGATGGCATCCAATCGCAAGCTCGATTGTTATGTTTCAACATGTTTTTTATATTTCCAACCAAGGTGCATTGAGACTCCCAAGAAAGCGAATTGAGCCGATCCAGTTCCATTTCATTGATGCTTCCACCAGATTGAACTTTGTGAAAATTGCCACTGCTTTCCCGTGACACCACATTGAAATCATTTGGCATCTTAGCATGCAAAAAGTGTGATGCAGAACCAGCATCAGACGATCCCATTGATAAATTGCTGAAGTCTATAGGTAGAGATAGATCTATCATTGAGCAGCTCAAGCTAGcaattgaagtggaagatgattCCCATGAGTGACCTACTGCTGCTTGTACGCTGGGGTCAACAACGCTGACCCCATGTGCTGCAGTCCATTTTGATATTAGGTCCTTCATCGAGTTATTTGGGGTTAACGACAAGTGGACCAATTTCCTTTTCGTTTTTGGACATGTATCATTACCTTGCGCAAACCATTTCTCAATCCAAAATCTTTCATATGTTTGTCCAGAAGCAATGACAACAGGATCATACATTAGTCTCAAAGATAAAGGACATTTGAACTCGTCTGGAATTAGAGAGGAATTGAAGATATCCCTTTGAGCATCATCATGATGAAATCTCAGACGAGATTCCACTTCATATTGATTTCCAAATGAGATGGAGTCTTCATGCTGCAGAGATTCGTTCTCTGTTTGCTCTGCCACAattgattttccatttttattgaGAAGATTCAGAAAGAGCAATAAGATTCTCCTCTTTGCTGGATCACCCTCCACAACTTTCTCCAGCTGCTTTTTTATTGATCGTTTCTCTATCAAAAGATTCTTTGGAGATGTAATATGCAGCTTCTGCATAGCAATTTGAATAGCCTCAACAACATATTTGTCCCCTGAATGTGTTGTAGATGTATACTGCTGAAGTAATTCCCTCAAAACCTTTCTTGCCTCCTCTTCGGATGGGTCCAACCTGAATATCCCAGCCCTCAGGTCAGCAACCAGTTGCGATATCTGCAGCCAATAGTGTCATTGAAGTGCATTCCCAGAGCCAGCAAATGGAAACAGAAATCAACCAggtagaagaaagaaaagaaagaaaccaTAGCCAAAAGAagatctttcttttcttcttcatattGAAAGAGATGAAAGAATGAAGTTGAATGAGCGTGCAGGTTTAATAAATCAGAAAGGCTCTGGCAACAGTAAACAGATAGCCTAATAATCACACTACGGACATCATCATCATCTTGTTAAAAACAGCAAAGTTATTTTTGATTGAAAGCATGCACCACAGGCTTGGATGTAACATCAATCATCAGGATACATCAACAATTTGTTTTCCATCAAAAAAATTAAACACAGATTAAACTCTCAAAAGGAAAGTTTCCTGACTCACCTCTGCAGCCAGCATTACAGGAACCATATTCTGCATCTGGCTTAAGCTTTGCTCAAGCAAGTTTCTTGATTTCTTACATCTTGAAAGTGTAACATCTCCCGTTAATGCCTGAACATACAGAACTAAGTTTTATCAAGACCAATATTTCGTAATGTGAATGAAGACACTAATTATGACGACAATTAGATAACTTAAAGGGGGGTGCACTAATTATCAATTTATCAGTACTAAAGATTGATATTTGAGTCAAAATGAATACCAAGTATAGTTTACTGGATTCACTGCAATGTTGAAGAATGTCCTTGGCTTTGTCAAGTGCTCTGTTTAACTGGCAAAGTACCTGTATTCCTGAGTTGCATCGAGGTCGGGCTTCTTCAATTGCTGGAAGTAACATTGAAActctatttacaaatttaattagttCCATGCACATATGATGATGCACCTGTGTCATCAGATGAAAGAGGAAGTATATTCAGTCGATGAAAGGGCGGTACAGCTGAAAGTAAATAGCACAATGGTACTCGATAATGACGAGGAA contains:
- the LOC104234703 gene encoding U-box domain-containing protein 5 isoform X1, which translates into the protein MGSDAALVGQIPSPRDIKVHHHMCMELIKFVNRVSMLLPAIEEARPRCNSGIQVLCQLNRALDKAKDILQHCSESSKLYLALTGDVTLSRCKKSRNLLEQSLSQMQNMVPVMLAAEISQLVADLRAGIFRLDPSEEEARKVLRELLQQYTSTTHSGDKYVVEAIQIAMQKLHITSPKNLLIEKRSIKKQLEKVVEGDPAKRRILLLFLNLLNKNGKSIVAEQTENESLQHEDSISFGNQYEVESRLRFHHDDAQRDIFNSSLIPDEFKCPLSLRLMYDPVVIASGQTYERFWIEKWFAQGNDTCPKTKRKLVHLSLTPNNSMKDLISKWTAAHGVSVVDPSVQAAVGHSWESSSTSIASLSCSMIDLSLPIDFSNLSMGSSDAGSASHFLHAKMPNDFNVVSRESSGNFHKVQSGGSINEMELDRLNSLSWESQCTLVGNIKNMLKHNNRACDWMPSEKFIQNLFRFLKDAYKSHDLDAQLLGCQSLLAVLDKCGSSIPYLSDDAFALLTSLLGSEVSKEALSVFEVLSRHQHCQHKIAVSGALTTFLEILDAHGRELQESAIKILCNMSGSSKIGSLIAPSELFPKLVPFLEDMSLARDCVIILQNLCINEDARIAIAETDGCIGSVVKVLERDSRKDQEHAVSFLLSLCSQKVQYCQLVMNEGVIPELVNVSVNGNNKAKAMALELLRVLRGEVSDIAESFESDVHIPNIIDSTQQKSCSKSRGLFGKLFSKRTSAATKRIK
- the LOC104234703 gene encoding U-box domain-containing protein 5 isoform X2, whose protein sequence is MGSDAALVGQIPSPRDIKVHHHMCMELIKFVNRVSMLLPAIEEARPRCNSGIQALTGDVTLSRCKKSRNLLEQSLSQMQNMVPVMLAAEISQLVADLRAGIFRLDPSEEEARKVLRELLQQYTSTTHSGDKYVVEAIQIAMQKLHITSPKNLLIEKRSIKKQLEKVVEGDPAKRRILLLFLNLLNKNGKSIVAEQTENESLQHEDSISFGNQYEVESRLRFHHDDAQRDIFNSSLIPDEFKCPLSLRLMYDPVVIASGQTYERFWIEKWFAQGNDTCPKTKRKLVHLSLTPNNSMKDLISKWTAAHGVSVVDPSVQAAVGHSWESSSTSIASLSCSMIDLSLPIDFSNLSMGSSDAGSASHFLHAKMPNDFNVVSRESSGNFHKVQSGGSINEMELDRLNSLSWESQCTLVGNIKNMLKHNNRACDWMPSEKFIQNLFRFLKDAYKSHDLDAQLLGCQSLLAVLDKCGSSIPYLSDDAFALLTSLLGSEVSKEALSVFEVLSRHQHCQHKIAVSGALTTFLEILDAHGRELQESAIKILCNMSGSSKIGSLIAPSELFPKLVPFLEDMSLARDCVIILQNLCINEDARIAIAETDGCIGSVVKVLERDSRKDQEHAVSFLLSLCSQKVQYCQLVMNEGVIPELVNVSVNGNNKAKAMALELLRVLRGEVSDIAESFESDVHIPNIIDSTQQKSCSKSRGLFGKLFSKRTSAATKRIK
- the LOC104234703 gene encoding U-box domain-containing protein 5 isoform X3, which produces MQNMVPVMLAAEISQLVADLRAGIFRLDPSEEEARKVLRELLQQYTSTTHSGDKYVVEAIQIAMQKLHITSPKNLLIEKRSIKKQLEKVVEGDPAKRRILLLFLNLLNKNGKSIVAEQTENESLQHEDSISFGNQYEVESRLRFHHDDAQRDIFNSSLIPDEFKCPLSLRLMYDPVVIASGQTYERFWIEKWFAQGNDTCPKTKRKLVHLSLTPNNSMKDLISKWTAAHGVSVVDPSVQAAVGHSWESSSTSIASLSCSMIDLSLPIDFSNLSMGSSDAGSASHFLHAKMPNDFNVVSRESSGNFHKVQSGGSINEMELDRLNSLSWESQCTLVGNIKNMLKHNNRACDWMPSEKFIQNLFRFLKDAYKSHDLDAQLLGCQSLLAVLDKCGSSIPYLSDDAFALLTSLLGSEVSKEALSVFEVLSRHQHCQHKIAVSGALTTFLEILDAHGRELQESAIKILCNMSGSSKIGSLIAPSELFPKLVPFLEDMSLARDCVIILQNLCINEDARIAIAETDGCIGSVVKVLERDSRKDQEHAVSFLLSLCSQKVQYCQLVMNEGVIPELVNVSVNGNNKAKAMALELLRVLRGEVSDIAESFESDVHIPNIIDSTQQKSCSKSRGLFGKLFSKRTSAATKRIK